The following proteins come from a genomic window of Rutidosis leptorrhynchoides isolate AG116_Rl617_1_P2 chromosome 10, CSIRO_AGI_Rlap_v1, whole genome shotgun sequence:
- the LOC139870835 gene encoding uncharacterized protein, with translation MKFPLLRNLQPPMILDREDDFLWLTNDGKKVSYTSKQPWAYLRNNMHVVPRHRVIWFPQANPKHAFIMWLALKNRLTTQDRLQVWYPNQTYKCLLCSGCRDSIDHLFFQSGYALNVWRKLKLMLLYRGLPNKFHEVVSRLMIFPSSKKIWNVVNRLIVAVLVYFVWQERNLRLFKNRKRNEEDICKMVVDYMKLNMKLNCDLSSLITVSLAMLG, from the exons ATGAAGTTTCCATTGTTACGGAATTTACAACCTCCTATGATTCTTGATAGAGAAGATGACTTTTTATGGCTGACTAATGATGGCAAAAAAGTGAGCTATACATCAAAACAGCCTTGGGCATATTTGAGAAATAATATGCATGTTGTTCCTCGACATAGGGTTATATGGTTCCCACAGGCTAACCCTAAACATGCATTTATCATGTGGTTGGCTTTAAAAAATAGGTTGACTACTCAAGATAGATTGCAGGTATGGTATCCTAATCAAACCTATAAATGCTTGCTGTGTAGTGGTTGCAGAGATTCTAttgatcatcttttctttcaaagTGGTTATGCTTTAAATGTGTGGAGAAAGTTGAAATTGATGCTGCTATACAGAGGCCTTCCTAATAAATTTCATGAAGTTGTTAGTCGACTTATGATTTTTCCTTCTTCAAAGAAAATATGGAATGTTGTTAACAGGTTAATAGTGGCTGTACTTGTGTATTTTGTATGGCAAGAGAGGAATTTGAGGCTATTTAAGAATAGGAAAAGAAATGAGGAGGATATATGTAAAATGGTGGTGGATTATATGAAA TTAAACATGAAGCTTAATTGTGATCTTTCATCTCTTATTACTGTTAGTTTAGCCATGCTTGGCTAA